The proteins below are encoded in one region of Ricinus communis isolate WT05 ecotype wild-type chromosome 6, ASM1957865v1, whole genome shotgun sequence:
- the LOC8263286 gene encoding protein DMP3, translated as MSQSLRARTASTKQEPIPEVSTASSSSASDDHLHEPETPKSPSRSSPSLSQRAISQTLTSTANLANLLPTGTLLAFQLLTPIFTNNGACDSVTRPMTLCLLALLAISCFLSSFTDSVKSSDGKQVYYGIATFKGIFLFDCPDPVGAGLKDLSKYKIRFIDGVHSVLSVLVFIAFALRDKNVVSCFYPMPKHETQEVLNIAPVGIGLICSLLFVVFPTRRHGIGYPVTAGK; from the coding sequence ATGTCTCAGTCTCTTAGGGCAAGAACTGCATCCACCAAGCAGGAACCAATACCTGAGGTATCAACAGCAAGCTCAAGTTCAGCTAGCGATGATCATCTTCATGAGCCTGAAACTCCAAAATCCCCATCAAGATCATCACCTTCTCTCTCCCAACGCGCAATCTCACAGACCCTAACAAGCACAGCAAACCTAGCAAATCTTCTCCCTACAGGAACCCTTTTAGCATTTCAGCTTCTAACACCAATCTTTACCAACAATGGCGCGTGCGACTCCGTGACACGCCCTATGACCTTGTGTCTGCTTGCTCTGCTCGccatttcttgttttctttcttcgttTACAGACAGTGTGAAATCATCTGACGGGAAGCAGGTGTATTATGGGATTGCAACTTTCAAAGGGATTTTTCTGTTTGACTGTCCAGACCCTGTAGGCGCAGGATTGAAAGATTTGAGCAAGTACAAGATCAGGTTTATTGATGGAGTTCATTCTGTTCTGTCTGTGCTTGTTTTTATTGcttttgctttgagggataaAAATGTGGTGAGTTGCTTCTATCCTATGCCTAAACATGAAACTCAAGAAGTTCTGAACATTGCTCCAGTTGGAATTGGATTAATCTGCAGCTTGTTGTTTGTTGTCTTTCCAACAAGAAGGCATGGAATTGGCTATCCTGTTACAGCAGGCAAATAA
- the LOC125370290 gene encoding uncharacterized protein LOC125370290, with protein sequence MKDLEKHYSAMSKLYYVIGGHDGDDTLKYTFITSLPNEIQPEVNNMIAATKRPVTSITLGEIWQFTLSSIKRLCDQQELFKRLSQRDLIVQKACNKNHLKTKCKAANCVCSNHKKKSGHHFQKYTRSNKKFRKENPKRFKYFRKKRNQGYKSDRCFICKRKGHYAKNCRRNPEKSAKTIQQVSMSLSLPDSFEAEIESLLSEQEDLTPESLFGLEMEFSDSTESSQESSSDSDNSEIPILMIGLREESQENILEDVIQYPLSPTLLSSFFVSSPPPETF encoded by the coding sequence ATGAAGGATCTGGAAAAGCACTATTCGGCTATGTCCAAACTCTACTATGTCATTGGAGGACATGATGGTGACGATACACTAAAGTATACCTTCATCACCTCTCTGCCGAATGAAATACAACCTGAGGTCAACAATATGATTGCGGCAACAAAGAGACCAGTCACCTCTATTACACTTGGCGAAATCTGGCAATTCACACTCTCTTCCATTAAGAGACTGTGTGATCAACAAGAGTTATTCAAAAGGTTATCTCAAAGGGACTTGATAGTCCAAAAGGCTTGCAACAAGAACCACCTCAAGACTAAGTGCAAAGCCGCCAACTGCGTCTGTTCAAATCATAAGAAGAAATCTGGACATCATTTCCAGAAATACACGCGCAGCAACAAGAAGTTCAGGAAAGAGAACCCAAAGAGATTCAAATACTTCCGTAAGAAACGGAATCAAGGGTACAAGTCTGACAGATGTTTCATCTGCAAAAGAAAGGGACACTATGCAAAAAATTGTCGTAGGAATCCAGAAAAGTCAGCAAAGACGATTCAACAAGTCAGCATGTCTTTATCTCTTCCAGACTCTTTTGAAGCGGAGATAGAATCTCTACTTTCAGAGCAAGAGGATCTTACCCCAGAAAGCTTGTTTGGGTTGGAAATGGAGTTCTCAGACTCCACAGAGTCCTCACAAGAATCTTCTTCAGACTCAGACAATAGTGAGATACCAATCTTGATGATTGGTCTGCGCGAAGAAAGTCAGGAGAATATTCTGGAAGATGTAATACAATATCCTCTCTCTCCAACCCtactgtcttctttctttgtttcttctcCACCTCCtgaaactttttaa
- the LOC8263287 gene encoding probable sodium/metabolite cotransporter BASS2, chloroplastic, whose amino-acid sequence MSLSSTLTHFTTFSQRTYFKSTLFTPRKQQFTISSPPKFRKLATVVRSVHEDSGYLPATEAKPRWENVLSTAASLYPLYVTVGGVVACLKPDTFAWFVNRGPASYSLSLGLIMLSMGITLELKDLIALFMQRPLSILFGCVAQYSIMPAFGMIVSKSLGLSPSLSVGLILLGCCPGGTASNVVTLIAQGDVPLSIVMTVCTTLGAVLLTPLLTKILAGTYVPVDALKLSISTLQVVVAPILLGSYLQSTFPAAVKAVTPFAPLFAVLASSLLACSVFSENVVRLKSSMVGASLPPGSSPLLVIQSILSGELGVIILSVLLLHVAGFFVGYISAAIGGFKERERRAISIEVGMQNSSLGVVLATSHFTSPLVALPPAMSAVIMNIMGSTLGFIWRHIDPSDLNGSSTAKPDKI is encoded by the exons ATGTCTTTATCGTCCACCCTCACTCACTTCACTACATTTTCACAAAGAACATACTTCAAATCCACTCTCTTTACACCTAGAAAACAACAATTTACCATTTCTTCACCGCCAAAATTTAGAAAGCTAGCCACTGTAGTTAGATCAGTTCATGAGGATTCTGGGTATTTACCTGCGACTGAAGCAAAACCCAGATGGGAAAATGTGTTGTCTACCGCTGCTAGTCTTTATCCTCTCTATGTGACTGTAGGAGGGGTTGTTGCTTGCTTGAAACCTGATACTTTTGCTTGGTTTGTGAATAGAGGACCAGCTTCTTATAGTTTGTCTCTTGGATTGATTATGTTGTCTATGGGTATTACTTTGGAGCTTAAGGACTTGATTGCTTTGTTTATGCAAAGGCCTCTCTCT ATACTGTTCGGGTGTGTTGCTCAGTACTCCATTATGCCAGCTTTTGGAATGATAGTTAGCAAATCCTTGGGACTTTCACCTTCTCTTTCAGTTGGACTGATTTTACTTGGATGTTGTCCTGGTGGTACGGCCTCTAACGTG GTGACCCTAATTGCTCAAGGGGATGTTCCACTATCAATTGTAATGACAGTGTGCACTACTCTTGGTGCAGTACTTCTCACTCCTTTGTTGACTAAGATTCTGGCAGGAACTTATGTTCCTGTCGATGCTCTCAAACTTTCCATCAGCACCCTGCAG GTTGTTGTTGCTCCAATTCTGCTGGGTTCTTATTTGCAGAGCACATTTCCTGCAGCAGTGAAAGCCGTGACACCCTTTGCACCACTTTTTGCTGTTCTAGCTTCATCACTGCTTGCATGCAG CGTGTTCTCAGAAAATGTTGTTCGTCTTAAATCCTCAATGGTTGGTGCTTCATTGCCTCCTGGTTCTTCTCCACTTCTTGTCATTCAATCAATATTGTCTGGAGAACTGGGTGTGATAATACTTTCTGTCTTGTTGCTACATGTTGCTGGTTTCTTTGTGGG TTATATATCAGCAGCTATTGGCGGGTTTAAAGAACGAGAAAGGCGAGCTATATCGATTGAG GTGGGCATGCAAAATTCTTCATTAGGTGTAGTTTTAGCAACTTCACATTTCACTTCTCCACTGGTTGCACTACCCCCAGCTATGTCTGCTGTCATCATGAACATCATGGGTAGCACTTTGGGGTTCATTTGGAGGCACATTGATCCATCTGATTTAAATGGCAGTAGCACTGCTAAGCCTGACAAAATTTGA